Sequence from the uncultured Bacteroides sp. genome:
GCGTCAGGTAAAGTCTCTTCTTCAGGTTAGCAATCTGTGCTGCTCTAACCGAGGAGGGATTTGCTACATATTGCTCTTTTAAAGTACGCACCAGTTGGGCATACGATAAAAACCGGTTGGTATACGCCAGCATTATCAATGATATAGCTGAGAATAGTAGAGCCGGAGTGGTTAAATCTATTTCCATAATATTTCTGTTATTAAGTTACGCGAGTTCAATAAATCATGCAAATATATCAAAGATATTCAGGCATGGAACTATTTTATTCTATAACTTCTCTTATTATGAATAAACAAATATGTTTGTATCATTAATAACACAAAAAGAACCAGACTATTTTGAGATTTTTAATTTTTATGAGCGAGTATCTACAGGCTATTTAGAAACCATATATATGGCTACAATAACCAAAAATGTAGCGAATACTTTTCGGAATACATTCGAAGGTAATTTCATTCCGAGCTTTGACCCGAAGAATGCACCAATAAAAATGCCAAGAGCTATAAATGCAGCAAAAAGAATATTTAAGTGACCGCTATTTGCATAAACAACCACACTTGGTAGCCCAACCGGTAATTGCAATGCAGCCAGCGAGGTTGCCACAGCACTTTTAGAATCGTAATTAAAAAGACCTATCAATAATGGAACAATGATAATGCCACCACCTTTACCGAAAAGTCCGGCAAATATACCGGCAGCAATTCCCACTAAAATATAAGTCCAAAAGGGTCTTTGCTGGTCGGTATCCAGATCGGCCAGTTTTACATCTTTATTTTTTTTGAAGTAAGAAAGAACGTCGAAATAGCCGATAGCTATGTAAAGTAAGATTGCAGCATACAGCTTTACCAGAAGACTTTCATTTATATTCACCGCCAATTCTCCTCCAACAAACGAACCAAGAAATAAACCACCGGAAATCCACAAGGAATCTTTAATATTAATCAGTCCGGCTTTGTGATAAGACAATACACCCAATATACCAACCGGAAGTAACATTGCAGCTAACGACGTAGCATTAGCATCTAGTATATTCATATTGAAAATCATCAATAGTGAAGGGACCATAACAATGCCTCCGCCGATGCCAAACAATCCTGATAAAATTCCAGCAACGACACCAAGGATTAAATAACCGATTTCTACCATTTTTTATTAAATTAAAGAATAAATGCTCTGTTGAGGCACAAAAGTAATCTGAAAAGCAGAGCAATGCCGCTTCAATTTATATAAAAAAATTAAATTCCGTAAGATTATTATATAAATTCACTCTTAATTATTCTTTCCAAATATTTGATTACTGATCAATCTTTAATCATTTTCCCCAAAGAGATTTCTCCTTTTTCTCCTTTTATGAGCAAGAGATAATATCCTTTATCCAAAAAGGAAACATTTATACTAGGCACATAATTTGAATCTATAATCTTTCTTCCATTTAAATTATAAATTGTCACATGATTGAAATGATTATCACCAAAATAAATACTTTGTTTCACCGGGTTCGGATAAAACCAATTCGTTTTATTAAGGTTTACTCCTGAGATTCCTGTAGCTGAAGCTGACTGATATTCAAATGCTCCCAGATCAGGAGCTGTTCCTGAAAATGGAAAGCCTAGATTCATTCCTTTATCAATCAGATTGCTTCCTTCTTTGAGTTTAAGGAATCCTATATCGGGTAAACTTCCGTCTGCCTGACGGTCGGCCACCAACAATGACTCATCGGTACTAACAAAATCAGAGGCATCTACCGTCACACCTGAATTGGGAGAAAAAGAGTTGTACGTATCCACACTGGTTCCCAGATTTGCTGTTTCGGCATAAGCGGAGTATCTGAAAGATATATTGTTATGCAACACATGGTTGATCCCCTGGCAGTCTAGTGTAGTATCGTTTCCGGTTATAGCACTTTTGGTAATCTGTTGACTCAGCATGTTGAAATTGGTAGCATTCCGGAATGCCGTATTGTTGTAAAAAGAACTACCGGTTACTACATGATGGTTGGAATAAAAACCGTTGGCTTTATTCCGGTAAGACATGCAAAAACGAACAGTATGGGCAGGGATAGGACTTGGCAACTTTGCAACCACTGGTGCCTGACCGTATCCACCAGCTTTAAAACCATTCCCATCGCCTTCGCTGACAAAGGAAGTATTGTAGCCGTTATAAAATGACCAACTGTTTTCAAAAATCACAGATTCATATGCATTGATGCAATCATAACCATCATCGCTATTAAACCATGAACGGCAACCTCGGAAAATATTACCGGAGCCTCCCTTGGCGGGATGGCATCCAAATCCATCAGTATTGCCACCACGCCCATTTTCCGAATAGTAATCCCAATTACGGTAAGCATCGCAGTTAAGAATCAGATTATTCGCACCTTTGGTCAGGTAAAATCCGATAGCCATGCCATCATGCATTTTCAGTTGCTCAAAAATATTATTACTTCCTTCGTTTCGGAAACATTCCGACTGAGTATGTGTAGAAATAGTAACCTGAGTACCGATAACTTCTAAGCCTTTAATATGTAACCACGAACCTGTAGTATAGAAAACTGTATTTCGATAACCTGCGGGTTTTACCATTGACATATCAAAAACAGGATGTTCTCCCCGATAAGCCCAATAACATATACGTTTTGATGCAGAAGTTCCGCTTTTATCAAGACAATGCATGCAAGCATAAGGTCCTAAAGTGAATTTTTGACTAATTTGTGATTCAGTCATCACATATGTTCCTCCACGAACAAAAACCGTATCCCCAGGTACAACATATTGTTGCGCCTTTATAATAGAAGCATAAGGGTCATTGATTGAACCCGTTCCTGTTATATCATTTCCATTCGTAGCCACGTAATAGTTTTTAGCATGAATGGCAAATGCAAAGAGTGAAAACACCGATAGAAGTAATAGCCACTTTTTCATTGATGTAAATTATTTAAATTCTCTTTTTTAATAACTTAAAGCACTTATCATTTTTTTCTCTTATAAAAGAAACGACAAATATATAGTTACATCACATTATTTGTGACATACAAAATGACAGAAATAATAGAGAATTGTACACAACGAATAATGAAAATCCTTAAAGCAGGCTTAATTCAGAAGTTACTACAGCCATATCAAAAAACAGAATAAAAAATCAGACACGCAAATCTTCTAAAAACCAATGAATTAAAACAATTTAGCCCGATATTCAGACTCTTTTTTGTGTATTTTTTATTTTTTTAGAAAGTAGAAAAATAATTGTGATTATTGTTTAGAGGCGGAGTTAATCCTTTTAAGTACATTTCTGATACAGTTTTTTACACCGATAGAGAAATATTCCGTTTCAGCATTTTCGAGATACAAACGAATTTCGAAAAGTAACTCCGGTTCTTTCAAGGCTATTTTATAAGCCAGTTTCACACTAAGTGCCTGAATGGCTATTGCTTCATCGAGGGAAAGCATTTTCTCCAGACAGAAATTATAAAGTTCAACAGGGAATTGGGAAGGCACCGGCAGATTATATAAAATGGAAAGAAACAAACGCTTAGTTCCGCTATGTTTCGTGGAAAAAGTAAGTTGGGTTATCTCCTTATATTTAGAAATAAACCACTCCGGATTAGACTCGCTAAGCTTTTCGCAAGCCCATGCTGCCCGCCATGATATCCTTGTATCCTGACTTTTAATTAAATTATATAGTTGTCCAAAATCTTCCGGATAGTTTTGCACAGATACAACAATTGCATCAACAAAATTCCGGGATAATTTGGACGACAATCTTTCCTCAAAGTTTGTTATTCTTTCCATTACCAATTCTTTATCAACAAGTTATCTACAATTTTGATAGCATCATCCCATTCAGGAGAGTTATTTATGAAGCAAAATTTTCTCACTAATTAATACTGCACTACGAACGTACTCTGAACAATGCGTTCTGAAAAGATTCAGTTCACGTACTTTGGCATATCCTTCAGGAGTGCTCATATCAATGCCATCAAGTAAATCTTTGCAGCAAATAGTTCCATGCTTTTTCCTAAATTCTGTTATAAAATGAGTAGTTAAATCATAAGTGAATGATTTTTGATCAGTATTGCCATACTCATCCATACCATACTTCAGACCAATAGCCATCAGTGCACCTGTTACAGCACCACACATTTCCTGACGGAAGGCAACTCCTGAGCCAAAGGGGGTTGCTATCTTGAAACAATCACTTTTACTAATATTCAGTTCTTCAGAAAAGACTGATAGAACAGACTGTGCACAGTTATACTTTTTACTAAAGGTTTCTACGGCTTCTGTTGATTTATCCATTTCCATAATTCAAATCTTTATGTAAAAGTAGTAAACATTTATATTTAAAATCAAAATTGAAGTACAAATAATAACATAGAACAGGTATTTTAAAAAAGAAATCAGGAAGAATGTTGTATATTCTCCCTGATTTCATTAACCAGCACATTATAATCTGAGTGTTTAAGAATCAATTAGAAATATTATAACTTAACCAGATTCAGTAAGTAA
This genomic interval carries:
- a CDS encoding T9SS type A sorting domain-containing protein; this translates as MKKWLLLLSVFSLFAFAIHAKNYYVATNGNDITGTGSINDPYASIIKAQQYVVPGDTVFVRGGTYVMTESQISQKFTLGPYACMHCLDKSGTSASKRICYWAYRGEHPVFDMSMVKPAGYRNTVFYTTGSWLHIKGLEVIGTQVTISTHTQSECFRNEGSNNIFEQLKMHDGMAIGFYLTKGANNLILNCDAYRNWDYYSENGRGGNTDGFGCHPAKGGSGNIFRGCRSWFNSDDGYDCINAYESVIFENSWSFYNGYNTSFVSEGDGNGFKAGGYGQAPVVAKLPSPIPAHTVRFCMSYRNKANGFYSNHHVVTGSSFYNNTAFRNATNFNMLSQQITKSAITGNDTTLDCQGINHVLHNNISFRYSAYAETANLGTSVDTYNSFSPNSGVTVDASDFVSTDESLLVADRQADGSLPDIGFLKLKEGSNLIDKGMNLGFPFSGTAPDLGAFEYQSASATGISGVNLNKTNWFYPNPVKQSIYFGDNHFNHVTIYNLNGRKIIDSNYVPSINVSFLDKGYYLLLIKGEKGEISLGKMIKD
- a CDS encoding C-GCAxxG-C-C family protein, with the translated sequence MEMDKSTEAVETFSKKYNCAQSVLSVFSEELNISKSDCFKIATPFGSGVAFRQEMCGAVTGALMAIGLKYGMDEYGNTDQKSFTYDLTTHFITEFRKKHGTICCKDLLDGIDMSTPEGYAKVRELNLFRTHCSEYVRSAVLISEKILLHK
- a CDS encoding sulfite exporter TauE/SafE family protein, whose amino-acid sequence is MVEIGYLILGVVAGILSGLFGIGGGIVMVPSLLMIFNMNILDANATSLAAMLLPVGILGVLSYHKAGLINIKDSLWISGGLFLGSFVGGELAVNINESLLVKLYAAILLYIAIGYFDVLSYFKKNKDVKLADLDTDQQRPFWTYILVGIAAGIFAGLFGKGGGIIIVPLLIGLFNYDSKSAVATSLAALQLPVGLPSVVVYANSGHLNILFAAFIALGIFIGAFFGSKLGMKLPSNVFRKVFATFLVIVAIYMVSK